Proteins encoded in a region of the Shewanella polaris genome:
- the ampE gene encoding beta-lactamase regulator AmpE produces MALFSLLMAILVERLKLLPSGWQFDSVIARYQKLFWDNQSLKSEFGVAMAIVLPALLVLLISFLLDGIFYDLLSLLFWVLISIICFCHQSLRRVFKQYIQAACRGDIQACYRLAGELDCTEHLHVVDEQDLGRKVGQITAWINYRYYGAVALYLIFLEPVGAVLYCTVRFFSDYNNKNTLEMPLVDRLLMLLDWLPSRIFSFGYVLSGQFSTGLSAWRQYGLSGKTDAKTIVTYTAVAAESLPEAGDAPLSIRSTLALLALSKRNFVLLLTMVSVLTIFGVVS; encoded by the coding sequence ATGGCGTTATTTTCATTGTTAATGGCAATTTTAGTAGAGCGTTTGAAACTTCTGCCCAGTGGTTGGCAGTTTGATAGCGTTATAGCGCGTTACCAAAAATTATTTTGGGATAACCAATCGCTTAAATCCGAATTTGGTGTTGCGATGGCAATTGTGTTGCCTGCTTTATTGGTTTTGCTGATTAGTTTTCTGCTCGATGGTATTTTTTATGATTTATTGAGTTTGTTGTTTTGGGTGCTGATATCCATTATTTGTTTTTGCCACCAGTCATTACGACGGGTGTTTAAACAGTATATTCAAGCGGCATGTCGGGGCGACATACAAGCTTGTTATAGATTGGCCGGAGAGTTGGACTGTACTGAACACTTGCATGTGGTTGATGAGCAAGATTTAGGTCGTAAAGTGGGGCAAATAACCGCTTGGATTAATTATCGCTATTACGGCGCAGTGGCATTGTATTTAATATTTTTAGAACCCGTTGGCGCTGTTTTGTATTGTACAGTGCGTTTTTTTAGTGATTACAATAATAAAAATACGCTTGAGATGCCATTAGTTGATCGTTTGCTGATGCTATTGGATTGGCTGCCAAGCCGTATCTTTAGTTTTGGCTATGTATTAAGTGGTCAATTTAGCACTGGTTTGAGTGCTTGGCGACAATATGGTTTAAGTGGCAAAACCGATGCGAAAACAATCGTAACTTACACTGCTGTCGCGGCAGAATCTTTACCTGAAGCAGGTGATGCGCCGCTGAGTATACGGTCGACATTGGCATTACTGGCATTGAGTAAGCGTAATTTTGTGTTATTGCTGACAATGGTTTCGGTATTAACCATTTTTGGTGTTGTTAGTTAG
- the ampD gene encoding 1,6-anhydro-N-acetylmuramyl-L-alanine amidase AmpD: MPQGLMEQGWLTQARKCISPHFNARPNGEVSLLVIHNISLPAGCFGLPHIDELFQGCLNVDADDSFTELASLQVSAHFLIRRDGEVVQYVGCDDRAWHAGVSEFNGREGCNDFAIGIELEGTDNSGYTDEQYDQLILLTLELMAQYPMINVNNIVGHCDIAPGRKTDPGSGFDWSRYKQAIPVV; encoded by the coding sequence ATGCCACAAGGCTTAATGGAACAAGGTTGGTTAACCCAGGCTCGAAAGTGTATATCGCCACATTTTAACGCTCGCCCCAATGGCGAGGTGAGTTTGTTGGTGATACATAATATTAGCTTACCCGCGGGGTGTTTTGGCTTACCGCACATTGATGAACTATTCCAAGGTTGCCTAAATGTAGATGCTGACGACAGTTTTACTGAGTTAGCAAGCTTGCAAGTTTCGGCGCATTTTCTTATTCGCCGTGATGGTGAAGTGGTTCAATATGTGGGTTGTGATGACAGAGCTTGGCATGCTGGCGTCTCTGAATTCAATGGGCGTGAGGGTTGTAACGATTTTGCCATAGGTATAGAACTAGAAGGGACAGATAACAGTGGGTATACCGATGAGCAATATGATCAATTAATCCTGTTAACATTGGAGTTAATGGCGCAGTATCCTATGATTAATGTAAATAATATTGTCGGCCATTGTGATATTGCGCCAGGACGTAAAACAGATCCCGGTAGTGGTTTTGATTGGTCTCGATATAAGCAAGCCATTCCAGTTGTTTAG
- the nadC gene encoding carboxylating nicotinate-nucleotide diphosphorylase, whose protein sequence is MLENDIRHAVKTALDEDLGYTPHNTIHGMLTADITAQLIPEDKHMSGVLITREEGVFCGKEWAEQVFNQLGSEVALHWHVDDGDLVVPNQVLCELSGPARAILTGERTAMNFIQMLSGVASLTKLYVNKLAGTHTQLLDTRKTIPGLRTAQKYAVTCGGGHNHRIGLFDAFLIKENHIMACGGISKAINAARQLDSQKPVEVEVESLNELTQALDGGADIIMLDNFDVTMMVDAVSLNNRYKDQGKGAKLEVSGNVTLDTLASFAQTGVDYISVGALTKHIKALDLSLRLKA, encoded by the coding sequence ATGTTAGAAAATGACATTCGTCACGCTGTAAAAACTGCCTTAGATGAAGACTTAGGATACACACCCCACAATACCATTCATGGGATGCTTACTGCTGACATCACCGCACAACTGATTCCTGAAGATAAACACATGTCTGGGGTACTCATCACTCGCGAAGAAGGGGTTTTCTGTGGCAAAGAATGGGCTGAACAAGTATTTAATCAACTGGGTAGTGAAGTCGCACTCCATTGGCACGTTGACGACGGTGATTTAGTGGTCCCTAACCAAGTCTTGTGTGAACTGTCTGGTCCTGCTCGAGCCATTTTAACAGGCGAGCGCACAGCAATGAACTTTATTCAGATGTTGTCAGGCGTTGCCAGCTTAACCAAACTGTACGTCAACAAGCTTGCTGGCACTCATACTCAATTACTCGACACCCGCAAAACTATTCCGGGCCTTCGAACTGCACAAAAATACGCTGTCACCTGTGGCGGTGGACATAATCATCGCATTGGCTTGTTCGATGCTTTTTTGATTAAAGAAAATCACATCATGGCTTGTGGTGGCATTTCAAAAGCCATTAACGCAGCACGTCAATTAGACAGCCAAAAACCAGTAGAAGTTGAAGTAGAGTCACTTAACGAATTAACCCAAGCTCTCGACGGCGGCGCAGACATCATCATGTTAGACAATTTTGATGTCACTATGATGGTTGATGCCGTTAGCCTAAATAATCGTTATAAAGACCAAGGTAAAGGTGCCAAATTAGAAGTGTCAGGCAATGTCACGTTAGACACCCTAGCCAGTTTTGCACAAACCGGTGTTGACTATATATCTGTGGGCGCACTGACCAAACACATTAAAGCGCTAGACTTGTCGTTACGATTAAAAGCGTAA
- a CDS encoding prepilin-type N-terminal cleavage/methylation domain-containing protein, which produces MKGINQIKNAKGFTLIELMIVVAIIGILAAIALPAYKDYVNKGKLNSCLAEATAQTKARAASIVAEIAMPTYTPSACTGPADTDLPDDLTKLDAAVAVEFPAKDGAGTVTCNFTTVNCTAA; this is translated from the coding sequence ATGAAAGGTATCAACCAAATCAAAAATGCTAAGGGTTTCACTCTTATCGAATTAATGATCGTAGTCGCGATCATCGGTATTCTTGCAGCAATCGCATTGCCTGCATATAAAGATTATGTTAACAAAGGTAAGCTTAACTCATGTTTAGCTGAAGCAACAGCTCAAACTAAGGCAAGAGCAGCTTCAATTGTTGCAGAGATTGCAATGCCTACATATACACCTTCGGCTTGTACTGGCCCAGCCGATACGGATTTACCTGACGATTTGACAAAGTTAGATGCTGCAGTAGCAGTTGAATTTCCAGCGAAAGATGGTGCTGGGACGGTTACATGTAACTTTACAACCGTAAACTGTACAGCTGCATAG
- the pilB gene encoding type IV-A pilus assembly ATPase PilB, translating into MSSTGLHLGLSTLFIRKGLLSEEQLSNAISESRKSRHSLVSTLVLSKVLSSREIAELCYEEYGTPLLDLNEFEISSIPEDLLNKKLIEKHKCLPLFKRGNRLYIATSDPTNIAALEDFQFSLGLHAEAILVEDDKLLKALEKIIEDDISGLDLAGVDEEALANMEVTDNERRDEPTGDSSDDAPIVIYINKILTDAIRKGASDLHFEPYEKRYRIRFRIDGILHEVSEPPVNLSNRISARLKVMSKLDIAERRVPQDGRIKMKLSRTKSIDFRVSSLPTIWGEKIVMRILDSSSAQLGIEKLGYEDDQRLLYEEMLAKPQGMILVTGPTGSGKTVSLYTGLNILNTEERNISTAEDPVEINLEGVNQVHINLKAGLTFASALRSFLRQDPDVVMVGEIRDLETAEIAIKAAQTGHLVLSTLHTNSAAETLTRLINMGVPGYNIASSVNLIIAQRLARRLCPACKHEEIIPVAELQRLGFAEADIAKGFTVFKPVGCELCSGGYKGRVGIYEVMKMSDEIARTIMEGGNSLQIATLAKQQGMRDLRQSGLLKVIHGVTSIAEINRVTSF; encoded by the coding sequence ATGTCTTCTACTGGACTACATTTAGGATTATCGACACTGTTTATTCGCAAAGGACTGCTTAGCGAAGAGCAATTATCTAATGCTATTTCGGAATCGAGAAAGTCGAGACATTCTTTAGTAAGCACCTTAGTTCTATCTAAAGTTTTATCATCACGCGAAATTGCAGAATTGTGTTATGAAGAATATGGTACTCCTCTACTCGATTTAAATGAATTTGAAATATCGAGTATTCCTGAAGACTTACTTAACAAAAAGCTGATTGAAAAGCACAAATGTTTACCACTTTTTAAAAGGGGTAATCGTCTTTATATTGCAACCTCAGATCCAACCAATATTGCCGCTCTTGAAGATTTTCAATTTAGTTTAGGTTTACATGCGGAAGCTATTCTCGTTGAGGATGATAAGCTCTTAAAAGCACTAGAAAAAATCATTGAAGATGACATTTCAGGGTTAGACTTAGCCGGTGTGGACGAAGAAGCGCTCGCCAATATGGAAGTTACCGATAATGAAAGGCGGGATGAACCAACTGGTGACAGTAGTGATGATGCCCCCATTGTTATCTATATTAATAAAATCCTTACCGATGCCATTCGTAAAGGGGCCTCTGACTTACATTTCGAACCCTATGAAAAACGCTACCGGATCCGTTTCCGTATTGACGGTATATTACACGAAGTTTCAGAGCCACCGGTGAACCTATCCAACCGAATTTCGGCACGTTTAAAGGTAATGTCAAAACTCGATATTGCTGAGCGCAGAGTGCCACAAGATGGTCGAATTAAAATGAAACTGTCGCGCACCAAATCTATCGATTTTCGAGTCAGTAGCTTGCCCACTATTTGGGGCGAGAAAATCGTAATGCGTATTTTAGACTCATCATCCGCACAACTGGGTATTGAAAAGCTCGGGTATGAAGATGATCAACGTTTACTATATGAAGAAATGCTCGCCAAACCTCAAGGCATGATATTAGTCACTGGCCCCACAGGCTCAGGAAAAACAGTTTCCTTGTACACTGGGCTGAATATTCTTAATACCGAAGAGCGTAATATCTCTACTGCAGAAGATCCGGTTGAAATTAACCTTGAAGGGGTTAATCAGGTTCATATTAATTTAAAAGCCGGTTTAACATTCGCATCTGCATTACGCTCATTTTTGCGTCAAGATCCTGATGTAGTAATGGTAGGTGAAATCCGTGATTTAGAAACCGCTGAAATCGCCATTAAAGCGGCGCAAACAGGTCATTTAGTGTTATCAACGCTGCACACCAACTCGGCAGCAGAAACTCTCACGCGTTTAATCAACATGGGGGTTCCTGGTTATAACATTGCCAGTTCCGTTAACTTAATCATTGCTCAACGACTTGCCAGACGCTTATGCCCAGCATGTAAACATGAAGAAATAATCCCAGTTGCAGAACTACAACGTTTAGGCTTTGCTGAAGCAGACATAGCCAAAGGCTTTACCGTATTCAAACCTGTAGGCTGTGAGCTTTGCTCTGGCGGTTATAAGGGCCGAGTCGGCATTTACGAAGTAATGAAAATGAGTGATGAAATTGCACGCACTATTATGGAAGGTGGTAACTCGCTGCAAATAGCAACCCTCGCTAAGCAGCAAGGTATGCGAGATTTACGTCAATCTGGGTTGCTCAAAGTTATCCACGGCGTAACTAGCATCGCGGAAATTAACCGTGTCACTAGCTTTTAA
- a CDS encoding type II secretion system F family protein, with protein MATTTAKRKPKAKVKKTTKHQPKVFTYQWKGINRDGQRTSGELKGSTIAEIRSVLKAQGVTPKGVRKKSAPLFKSEKKITAMDIAMITRQIATMLAAGVPLVTTIELLGRGHEKAKVRELLGTILSDVQSGIPLSDSLRPHRLYFDDLYVDLVAAGEHSGSLDAVFDRVATYREKAEQLKSKIKKAMFYPAAVVIVAIAVTVLLLLFVVPQFEDIFKGFGAELPAFTQIVVGLSRGLQASWYYFAIAIVVSIWLFKRAHRTSQTFRNRIDEIILKIPILGEILHKAAMARFARTLSTTFAAGVPLIDGLESAAGASGNYVYRKALLKVRQEVMSGMQMNVAMRTTGLFPDMLVQMVMIGEESGGLDDMLNKVANIYEMQVDDAVDGLSSLIEPIMMVVIGTVVGGLIVAMYLPIFQMGNIVGG; from the coding sequence ATGGCCACAACAACAGCTAAAAGAAAACCGAAGGCAAAGGTAAAAAAAACAACTAAACACCAACCTAAGGTATTTACCTACCAATGGAAAGGCATTAACCGCGATGGTCAACGCACTTCGGGTGAATTGAAAGGATCAACTATAGCTGAAATTCGCAGCGTGTTAAAAGCGCAAGGTGTTACACCAAAAGGCGTTCGCAAAAAATCCGCACCGCTATTTAAATCTGAAAAAAAGATCACCGCAATGGACATTGCAATGATCACTCGCCAAATAGCAACCATGCTGGCTGCAGGTGTGCCATTAGTAACAACGATCGAATTACTTGGCCGCGGCCATGAAAAAGCCAAAGTAAGAGAACTATTAGGAACTATCCTGTCAGATGTTCAATCGGGTATACCATTATCTGATTCACTCAGACCACATAGATTATATTTCGACGATTTATATGTTGACTTAGTGGCTGCAGGTGAACATTCAGGTTCCTTAGATGCGGTATTCGATCGAGTCGCTACCTACAGAGAAAAAGCTGAACAATTAAAATCCAAAATTAAAAAAGCGATGTTTTACCCAGCTGCCGTGGTCATAGTGGCTATTGCCGTTACCGTTCTGCTGTTACTGTTTGTAGTACCACAATTTGAAGATATTTTTAAAGGCTTTGGTGCAGAACTGCCTGCGTTTACCCAGATTGTTGTAGGTCTTTCTAGAGGGTTACAAGCCTCATGGTATTACTTTGCAATAGCTATCGTAGTTAGTATTTGGCTATTTAAAAGAGCCCATAGAACCTCTCAAACTTTTAGAAACAGAATTGACGAAATTATTTTAAAAATCCCTATCCTTGGCGAAATCCTCCATAAGGCCGCAATGGCTCGTTTTGCCCGCACTTTATCGACGACCTTCGCAGCAGGCGTACCCTTAATAGATGGTTTAGAATCAGCTGCTGGCGCATCAGGTAATTATGTTTATCGCAAAGCATTATTGAAGGTCCGTCAGGAAGTGATGTCTGGCATGCAAATGAATGTCGCCATGCGCACCACGGGTTTATTCCCCGACATGCTGGTTCAAATGGTAATGATTGGTGAAGAGTCCGGTGGCTTAGATGATATGCTTAATAAAGTGGCAAACATTTATGAAATGCAAGTGGATGACGCAGTTGATGGTCTATCAAGCTTAATAGAACCTATTATGATGGTTGTTATTGGAACTGTTGTCGGCGGATTAATTGTCGCTATGTATTTACCCATTTTCCAGATGGGTAATATTGTTGGCGGCTAA
- a CDS encoding prepilin peptidase → MTEFISTFVTTMYQYPWVFIVISFIFAATIGSFLNVVIHRLPVMMKREWQSECNYYLNEYHPDIVKQVGNERLNKPIDQFPAKYNIVVPGSACPKCKANIKPWHNIPVLGWIMLKGKCADCKTGISIRYPIIELLTGALIATLAWHFGPTWQFVYASILTFVLVALTGIDLDEMLLPDQLTLPILWLGLIINLKGIYASPEDAIIGAAAGYLSLWSVFWLFKLVTGKEGMGYGDFKLLAVFGAWLGWQMLPLIILLSSLVGAVVGITMIIAKKLNKGNPIPFGPYIAAAGWIALVWGQDILNWYLSTL, encoded by the coding sequence ATGACTGAATTTATTTCAACTTTTGTAACAACAATGTACCAGTACCCTTGGGTATTTATCGTAATTAGCTTTATTTTTGCTGCTACCATTGGCAGCTTTCTCAATGTGGTGATTCACCGCTTGCCAGTGATGATGAAACGAGAATGGCAAAGTGAATGTAATTATTATTTAAACGAATACCATCCAGATATTGTTAAACAGGTGGGTAATGAGCGCTTAAATAAACCTATCGATCAATTCCCAGCAAAATACAATATTGTAGTACCCGGCTCTGCATGCCCAAAATGCAAAGCCAACATTAAACCTTGGCATAATATTCCCGTGCTCGGTTGGATAATGCTTAAGGGGAAATGCGCCGATTGTAAGACGGGTATTTCAATACGCTATCCGATTATCGAATTATTAACAGGGGCATTAATTGCCACTTTAGCTTGGCATTTTGGCCCAACATGGCAGTTTGTGTATGCCAGTATTTTAACGTTTGTGTTAGTTGCGTTAACAGGCATCGATTTAGATGAAATGCTATTACCGGACCAACTGACATTACCAATATTGTGGTTAGGGTTAATTATTAACCTTAAAGGTATTTATGCTAGCCCTGAAGATGCCATTATTGGTGCTGCTGCAGGTTATTTAAGTTTATGGTCGGTATTTTGGTTATTTAAACTGGTTACTGGCAAAGAAGGTATGGGCTACGGTGACTTTAAACTGTTAGCCGTATTCGGTGCTTGGTTAGGTTGGCAAATGCTGCCATTAATTATTCTATTATCTTCACTGGTTGGTGCTGTAGTAGGTATAACGATGATTATCGCTAAAAAGCTCAATAAAGGTAATCCAATTCCTTTTGGCCCTTATATCGCTGCCGCGGGTTGGATAGCGTTAGTTTGGGGGCAAGATATTCTTAACTGGTATCTAAGCACATTATGA
- the coaE gene encoding dephospho-CoA kinase (Dephospho-CoA kinase (CoaE) performs the final step in coenzyme A biosynthesis.), with translation MIKNKFVVGLTGGIGSGKTTVANLFAEYGIDLVDADVIAREVVSIGSDGLKAITEHFGKAILLVDGSLDRAALRAQVFNNPQQRLWLNNLLHPMIRHQMLTQVQASTSAYVIMVAPLLFENHLDSLVNTTLVVDIAPELQISRTIQRDGVSKQQVEHILASQMIRERRVAQADNIIDNQGENELLRSQVLRLHQQYLQQAADLETDLND, from the coding sequence ATGATTAAAAACAAGTTTGTTGTCGGTCTTACCGGTGGTATTGGAAGTGGCAAAACCACTGTAGCGAACTTATTTGCTGAATACGGCATAGACTTAGTCGACGCTGATGTTATCGCTCGAGAGGTTGTCTCAATAGGTTCTGATGGACTAAAAGCAATAACAGAGCATTTCGGTAAGGCTATTTTATTAGTCGATGGCAGCCTTGATAGAGCGGCTTTACGAGCCCAAGTATTTAATAACCCTCAACAACGTTTGTGGCTTAATAATTTGCTCCATCCTATGATCCGTCACCAAATGCTAACTCAAGTACAAGCATCAACGTCAGCCTATGTGATAATGGTGGCACCCTTGCTATTTGAGAACCATTTAGATAGTTTAGTGAATACCACTTTGGTTGTAGACATTGCACCCGAGTTACAAATTTCAAGGACGATACAACGTGATGGTGTCAGTAAACAACAAGTCGAACATATTCTTGCGAGTCAAATGATCCGAGAACGACGTGTCGCTCAAGCTGATAATATTATTGATAATCAAGGAGAAAATGAACTGTTGCGCAGTCAAGTATTACGTCTGCACCAACAATACTTACAACAGGCTGCTGATTTAGAAACTGACCTCAATGACTGA
- the zapD gene encoding cell division protein ZapD has protein sequence MTDLIYEQPLNEKIRSYLRIDNLGQQLQLYATQDHQHQCFPSLFSLAELTERCDYRTDILKDIEKQIQLISNWRKNSNVDSVQVDRLTERLNAFKSPLQIQERIGCRLKQDKFITALRQRSNMTGAYCNFDLPQLHFWLGQDWQHRQLDIQNWLVQYQPLLAPISLLLELIRSTADFNLCHAQAGFFQGDSSQPLSLIRVKINSNQNYYPTISGHRNRYAIHFVDFNLQRHTNESVEFSLATCT, from the coding sequence ATGACTGATTTAATCTACGAACAACCATTAAATGAAAAAATACGTAGTTATTTACGCATAGATAATCTTGGCCAACAGTTGCAATTATATGCCACACAAGATCATCAACATCAATGTTTCCCCTCGCTTTTCTCTCTTGCAGAGCTCACTGAACGTTGTGATTATCGCACCGACATATTAAAAGATATTGAAAAGCAAATTCAGCTAATTTCCAATTGGCGAAAAAACTCAAATGTCGATAGTGTTCAAGTCGATCGACTCACAGAAAGACTTAACGCATTTAAGTCACCGTTACAAATACAAGAAAGAATTGGTTGTAGACTCAAACAAGATAAATTTATTACCGCATTACGACAACGATCAAATATGACAGGAGCGTACTGTAACTTTGATTTGCCTCAGCTGCATTTTTGGTTAGGCCAGGATTGGCAACATAGGCAACTAGATATTCAAAACTGGTTAGTACAATATCAACCACTTCTGGCACCGATATCCCTATTATTAGAATTAATCAGATCTACTGCAGACTTTAATCTATGCCATGCACAAGCAGGTTTTTTTCAAGGTGATTCTTCGCAACCACTGTCGTTAATCCGAGTTAAAATAAATTCCAACCAAAATTATTATCCCACCATTAGTGGCCATCGAAATCGTTACGCTATCCATTTCGTAGATTTTAATTTACAACGTCATACTAATGAATCTGTTGAATTCTCACTAGCAACCTGCACTTAA
- the yacG gene encoding DNA gyrase inhibitor YacG — translation MPLTVVNCPICSTKVEWKDESLFKPFCSERCKLIDLGDWASEKHAIPVKNSIDPDMLDDIGFDEGDFFKD, via the coding sequence ATGCCTTTAACAGTAGTAAACTGCCCTATTTGTAGCACCAAAGTTGAATGGAAAGACGAATCTCTATTTAAACCTTTTTGTAGTGAGCGTTGTAAACTTATCGACCTTGGTGACTGGGCTAGCGAGAAACACGCAATTCCGGTTAAGAATAGTATCGATCCTGATATGCTTGATGATATTGGTTTTGATGAAGGCGACTTCTTTAAAGACTAA
- the mutT gene encoding 8-oxo-dGTP diphosphatase MutT, with amino-acid sequence MQKRVHVAVGVIINQHKQILLAKRHDHLHQGGKWEFPGGKVEQNETVTAALIRELKEEVNLDVNSTTEFMDISHDYPDKQVRLDIHLVTDFNGQAAGVEGQQIAWVELQTISKYEFPEANKPIVDKLLTLNL; translated from the coding sequence ATGCAAAAAAGGGTACATGTTGCCGTCGGCGTTATCATAAATCAACATAAGCAAATTTTATTAGCTAAGCGTCATGACCATTTGCACCAAGGCGGAAAATGGGAATTCCCAGGCGGTAAAGTAGAACAAAATGAAACGGTAACCGCAGCGCTAATTCGCGAATTGAAAGAAGAAGTTAATCTTGATGTAAACAGCACCACAGAGTTTATGGATATTAGTCATGACTACCCAGATAAGCAGGTTAGGCTTGATATTCACTTAGTGACAGATTTCAATGGCCAAGCCGCTGGTGTTGAAGGGCAACAAATAGCATGGGTTGAACTACAAACCATCTCTAAATATGAATTCCCAGAAGCCAATAAACCCATTGTAGATAAGCTTTTAACGTTAAATTTATAA
- a CDS encoding RNA recognition motif domain-containing protein has translation MQKSFVIVLIAALLGAFVFSQFGGTPSSVAFIAGVVVATLIFTFMPSSGSSSSDEPYVGPTMTLYVGNLPYRVHEGEVKALFGEYGPVNSVRLVRDRKTGRRKGFGFVEMSEAGAQKAMSKLNDYSFQERTLKVREAKSQESDSDNS, from the coding sequence ATGCAGAAATCATTCGTGATTGTTTTGATTGCGGCGCTTCTTGGCGCTTTTGTTTTTTCTCAGTTTGGCGGTACACCATCTTCGGTAGCGTTTATTGCTGGTGTAGTCGTTGCGACGTTAATTTTCACCTTTATGCCATCTAGCGGTTCAAGTTCTTCTGATGAACCTTATGTTGGCCCTACCATGACACTATATGTAGGCAATTTGCCTTACCGTGTTCATGAAGGAGAAGTAAAGGCATTGTTTGGCGAATACGGACCGGTTAACTCAGTTCGTTTAGTGCGAGACCGTAAAACAGGACGTCGTAAAGGATTTGGTTTTGTTGAGATGTCTGAAGCGGGCGCACAGAAAGCAATGTCGAAATTAAACGACTACAGCTTTCAAGAACGCACGTTAAAGGTAAGAGAAGCTAAATCACAAGAATCTGATTCAGATAATAGCTAA
- the murI gene encoding glutamate racemase, with product MSGPILVFDSGIGGLSVMNEIRKLLPQHDYCYLFDNARLPYGNLSEQELIVGCVALITFHARRLNASIVVVACNTASTLVLPELRKQLSIPIVGVVPAIKPAAMLSKKKHIGLLATPGTVKRDYTQALISQFAEGCKVELFGTSELVLLAEQHVAQIPIDLIVLKQLLLPIIESDIDVLVLGCTHFPIIAAEISQCLGSDVALLDSGEAVAKRVRFLLSKEQQGNKHLQACYTKGISEGLKGTLVDYGFGDFSLVTITD from the coding sequence TTGTCTGGACCTATTTTAGTGTTTGATTCTGGTATCGGCGGATTGTCGGTTATGAACGAAATTAGAAAACTACTGCCACAGCATGATTATTGCTACTTATTTGATAATGCACGTTTACCCTATGGAAACTTATCAGAGCAAGAATTAATCGTGGGCTGTGTTGCATTGATAACCTTTCATGCACGACGTCTTAATGCCAGTATTGTTGTTGTCGCATGCAATACCGCCAGTACTCTAGTGTTACCCGAATTACGTAAGCAATTATCGATCCCTATCGTCGGTGTGGTTCCGGCAATTAAACCTGCTGCGATGCTATCAAAGAAAAAACACATTGGTTTGCTGGCAACTCCAGGTACAGTAAAGCGAGATTATACTCAGGCATTAATTAGCCAATTTGCAGAAGGTTGTAAGGTTGAATTGTTTGGTACGTCGGAGTTAGTCCTACTCGCAGAGCAACATGTTGCGCAGATACCGATAGACTTAATCGTATTAAAACAACTGCTATTGCCTATTATAGAATCAGATATCGATGTGCTAGTGCTTGGTTGTACACATTTCCCCATAATCGCGGCGGAAATTAGTCAATGCTTAGGAAGTGATGTGGCATTACTGGATTCAGGAGAGGCAGTTGCAAAGCGAGTGAGATTTCTATTAAGTAAAGAACAGCAAGGGAATAAGCACTTACAAGCTTGTTACACGAAAGGTATTAGCGAGGGATTAAAAGGAACATTAGTCGATTATGGTTTTGGTGATTTTTCGCTGGTAACCATAACCGACTAA